A single Catharus ustulatus isolate bCatUst1 chromosome 7, bCatUst1.pri.v2, whole genome shotgun sequence DNA region contains:
- the C7H2orf88 gene encoding small membrane A-kinase anchor protein → MGCIKSKAAFQGSNAVQDERIGGAGEGCTGEKSSLLAVKAEERGPSSTIVLDYAHRLSRDILEQAVKQWAVTESKYSDIPFIESDVP, encoded by the coding sequence ATGGGATGCATCAAATCCAAGGCTGCCTTCCAAGGTTCCAACGCTGTCCAGGATGAGCGGATCGGGGGCGCTGGCGAGGGGTGCACTGGGGAGAAGTCATCTCTGCTGGCGGTGAAGGCGGAGGAGAGGGGCCCCTCGAGCACCATCGTGCTGGACTATGCGCACCGGCTGTCGCGCGACATCCTGGAGCAGGCCGTCAAGCAGTGGGCGGTGACCGAGAGCAAGTACAGCGACATCCCCTTCATCGAGAGCGAcgtgccctga